The following proteins are co-located in the Paenibacillus sp. FSL H8-0079 genome:
- a CDS encoding MerR family transcriptional regulator produces MAGHHAQHFTTSEFAKVCGVTKHTLFHYDEIGLLKPEYTNAKGYRYYGVQQTYVLDVIHVLKKAGSSLQEIKSFIQNQNTPLLIELFEQKLKALELEQQRIKRMQKLLSGAIEMTKQATDASHEGLHIEQCELEYFITVQLEQGDGDKEFFRKFIGYRTHCDEQMIDYEFPVWTILRQEHYEAGEYYPDYFGNKIKAPISGETIWIKPKGMYAVMNHRGSYESMSKTYTLMKEEIEKEGLQVCGHVYALDLLSYFAESNPDEYIIKIYVEVCKADNTVD; encoded by the coding sequence ATGGCTGGACATCATGCACAACACTTTACCACCAGTGAATTTGCCAAGGTCTGCGGAGTGACCAAACATACCCTGTTTCATTATGACGAGATTGGGCTGTTAAAGCCTGAATATACCAATGCCAAGGGCTACCGCTATTATGGTGTGCAACAAACATATGTGCTCGATGTCATACATGTGCTGAAGAAGGCCGGAAGCTCACTTCAAGAGATTAAGTCGTTTATTCAAAATCAGAATACACCATTGTTAATTGAGCTGTTTGAACAGAAATTAAAGGCCCTTGAGCTGGAGCAACAACGAATCAAACGCATGCAAAAGCTGCTAAGTGGTGCCATTGAAATGACGAAACAAGCCACAGATGCTTCGCATGAAGGACTGCATATCGAACAATGTGAGCTGGAGTATTTTATTACTGTTCAACTGGAGCAAGGGGATGGGGATAAGGAATTCTTCCGTAAGTTCATTGGATACAGGACCCATTGTGATGAACAGATGATCGACTATGAGTTTCCGGTATGGACGATCCTACGTCAGGAGCACTATGAGGCAGGAGAATACTATCCGGATTACTTTGGCAACAAAATAAAAGCTCCCATTTCAGGGGAAACGATATGGATTAAGCCTAAAGGGATGTATGCCGTCATGAATCATCGAGGTTCATACGAAAGCATGTCGAAGACGTATACCCTCATGAAAGAGGAGATAGAAAAAGAGGGGCTGCAAGTCTGTGGACATGTGTATGCACTGGACCTGCTCAGTTATTTCGCAGAAAGTAACCCCGATGAGTACATCATCAAGATATATGTAGAGGTGTGTAAGGCTGATAATACAGTGGATTGA
- a CDS encoding MFS transporter: MSKFKRWMILVIVSSALLLIVMDMTILYTALPSLTHDLGASASEKLWILNGYSLVMAGLLPAMGTLGDRLGHKKIFTLGLLVFSAASLAAAFSPVPAVLVMSRILLAVGASMMMPATLSIIRVTFTNERELALAIGIWGSIASGGAGLGPIVGGLLLQHFWWGSVFLINLPIAIIAFVFALKMIPKHQGDTSKKWDFTSSIQIMIAMVGIIYSIKEFTRREGSLTLAIIAAVIGVLSLIIFIRRQNNSTHPLLDLSLFKIPRFSTGFITALVGLFAQMGVQYMVTQRLQLVEGMSPLQAGLFTVSIPVAALIAGPVTGAIMHRVDVVYIKSFSLFIAALGMGTYLMYFNTGFTGQILGLALLGAGLGSGMTAASHSIMSYAPPHKAGMAASIEEVGYELGGASGIAIIGSMSTLFYTLAMKIPAGISVPANAKDSLDEALIAAESLPAASAESLKNAAFAAFDQSFFVVIAGVTVFLFIAALIMSWVAVRLKRAQKHSVKT, encoded by the coding sequence ATGTCAAAATTCAAACGTTGGATGATTCTTGTTATTGTCTCAAGTGCACTATTACTCATTGTGATGGATATGACCATCCTGTACACCGCTTTACCCAGCTTGACCCATGATCTCGGTGCATCAGCTTCGGAGAAATTATGGATTCTAAACGGTTACTCCCTAGTCATGGCGGGTTTGCTGCCTGCAATGGGAACGCTCGGGGACCGTCTTGGTCACAAAAAAATATTCACCCTGGGATTGCTCGTCTTTTCTGCCGCTTCTCTTGCTGCTGCCTTTTCTCCAGTACCTGCCGTACTGGTCATGAGCAGAATTCTTCTTGCCGTAGGCGCATCCATGATGATGCCAGCCACATTGTCGATCATCAGGGTTACGTTTACGAATGAACGAGAACTCGCACTCGCGATCGGCATATGGGGTTCCATTGCATCCGGTGGTGCAGGACTGGGACCGATTGTCGGCGGATTGCTTCTTCAACACTTCTGGTGGGGCTCTGTATTTCTGATTAACCTGCCGATAGCCATTATCGCGTTTGTATTCGCCTTGAAAATGATTCCTAAACATCAAGGGGATACGTCGAAAAAGTGGGATTTCACCAGTTCCATTCAGATCATGATTGCCATGGTTGGAATTATCTATTCTATCAAGGAATTCACAAGACGCGAAGGATCTCTGACACTCGCTATCATCGCTGCTGTGATCGGTGTTCTGTCCCTGATCATCTTTATTCGCCGTCAGAATAACAGTACCCACCCGCTTCTGGATCTGTCCTTATTCAAAATTCCAAGATTCAGCACCGGCTTTATTACCGCACTGGTTGGCTTGTTTGCACAAATGGGTGTGCAATATATGGTCACTCAGCGGCTTCAGCTGGTGGAAGGCATGTCACCGCTTCAAGCTGGACTATTCACCGTATCCATACCTGTTGCAGCACTCATTGCCGGACCTGTTACGGGAGCCATTATGCACCGTGTGGATGTTGTATATATCAAAAGCTTTTCTCTGTTCATCGCTGCCCTTGGCATGGGGACGTATCTGATGTATTTCAATACAGGGTTTACCGGGCAGATTCTGGGTTTGGCACTGCTTGGTGCAGGTCTTGGATCAGGCATGACCGCTGCATCCCATTCCATTATGAGTTATGCCCCACCTCACAAAGCGGGTATGGCTGCTTCCATTGAGGAAGTAGGTTATGAGCTGGGCGGAGCATCCGGTATTGCCATCATCGGAAGCATGTCGACCCTTTTCTACACACTCGCTATGAAGATTCCTGCGGGAATTAGTGTGCCAGCCAATGCGAAGGACAGTCTGGATGAAGCGCTTATCGCTGCCGAAAGTTTGCCTGCTGCGTCTGCTGAATCGCTCAAAAATGCCGCCTTTGCTGCATTTGACCAATCTTTCTTTGTCGTCATTGCAGGTGTGACCGTATTTCTGTTCATTGCTGCTCTGATCATGAGCTGGGTTGCCGTGCGCTTGAAACGAGCCCAAAAGCACAGCGTTAAAACGTAA